The Sediminitomix flava genome includes a window with the following:
- a CDS encoding TRAP transporter substrate-binding protein, producing MSADKRRKFLKNASILAGTVLSGSLVSACNQDKIKSVQIQKKSKTYNWRCVTVWPPNFPVLGTGVVDLAKELEILSEGRLKIQVYGSGELVPALESFDAVQLGGVQMAHGASYYWGGKMPSAVFFCAIPFGMTASQMNSWILYGGGWKLWKELYDKVGLIPFPCGNTGVQMGGWFNKEINSIEDYNGLKMRMPGLGGKVLAKAGGAAVTVPGGEIYTNLERGVIDATEWIGPYHDYLMGFHKIAKYYYYPGWHEPGPMLELVCNKKAYESLPKELQQMIETVSLKYNTSMRAEFDAMNNLYLNKIMEESDVQLKAFPDQVMQSLKQISEEVIGSLVENDPFSQKVFKSYAEFRKNISTWEKVSEKPMGLYM from the coding sequence ATGTCAGCTGATAAAAGACGCAAATTCTTAAAAAATGCGAGTATTTTGGCTGGTACTGTTCTAAGCGGAAGCTTAGTGAGTGCTTGTAATCAAGATAAGATTAAATCGGTTCAGATTCAGAAGAAATCTAAAACCTACAATTGGCGATGTGTAACTGTATGGCCGCCAAATTTCCCTGTATTAGGTACTGGAGTAGTTGATCTGGCCAAAGAACTTGAAATCCTTTCCGAAGGGAGACTTAAAATTCAAGTTTATGGCTCAGGTGAATTAGTTCCTGCATTAGAATCTTTTGATGCCGTTCAACTTGGAGGTGTTCAGATGGCACATGGTGCTTCCTATTATTGGGGAGGAAAGATGCCTTCTGCAGTATTTTTCTGTGCTATTCCATTTGGAATGACCGCTTCTCAAATGAACTCTTGGATATTATATGGTGGAGGTTGGAAACTTTGGAAAGAACTCTACGACAAAGTAGGACTTATTCCATTTCCATGTGGAAATACAGGAGTGCAAATGGGTGGCTGGTTCAATAAAGAAATAAATAGCATTGAAGACTATAATGGTCTTAAGATGAGAATGCCTGGACTTGGGGGAAAAGTTTTAGCGAAAGCTGGTGGGGCTGCTGTTACTGTACCTGGTGGAGAAATTTATACAAACCTAGAACGAGGAGTTATTGATGCTACAGAATGGATTGGCCCTTATCATGATTATCTTATGGGTTTTCATAAAATAGCAAAATACTACTACTACCCAGGTTGGCATGAACCAGGTCCAATGCTCGAATTAGTTTGTAATAAGAAAGCTTACGAAAGTCTTCCGAAAGAATTACAACAAATGATCGAAACCGTTTCATTGAAATATAACACCTCAATGAGAGCTGAGTTTGACGCGATGAATAATCTGTATTTAAACAAGATCATGGAGGAATCTGATGTACAACTAAAAGCTTTCCCAGATCAGGTCATGCAATCACTTAAACAAATATCGGAGGAAGTCATTGGTTCATTAGTAGAAAATGATCCTTTTTCACA
- a CDS encoding NAD-dependent epimerase/dehydratase family protein, with the protein MDKPTRILIIGACGQIGTDLVVELRKIYGTTNVVASDIAEPKATLLDGPFENLNIMDSDRLYEIVKKYEITEIYHLAAILSAKGEQNPKMAWDINMTSLLSILDIAKEESIKVYWPSSIAVFGPNTPMDNTPQDTVMQPNTVYGISKLAGEMWCQYYHEKYGVDVRSIRYPGLISHGSLPGGGTTDYAVDIFYKAIEGNEYDCFLSEDTYLPMMYMSDAVRATIELMRAPAEKIKVRTSYNLAGMSFSPKEIYEEIKKHYPEFKIKYSPDFRQAIADSWPSSIDDSVAKEHWGWNEKFDLAAMTDDMLYQLKKKIKITV; encoded by the coding sequence ATGGATAAACCAACAAGAATACTCATTATCGGAGCCTGTGGACAAATAGGAACTGATTTAGTTGTAGAGTTGCGTAAGATTTATGGTACAACAAATGTTGTAGCTTCTGATATTGCAGAACCTAAAGCAACACTTTTAGATGGACCATTTGAAAATCTTAATATAATGGATTCTGATAGACTGTATGAAATTGTAAAAAAATACGAGATTACAGAAATCTATCATCTAGCGGCTATTCTTTCAGCTAAAGGGGAGCAAAACCCTAAAATGGCCTGGGACATCAACATGACTAGCCTCTTAAGTATCTTAGATATTGCCAAGGAAGAAAGTATCAAAGTCTACTGGCCAAGTTCTATTGCAGTCTTCGGACCAAATACACCAATGGACAACACGCCTCAAGATACAGTTATGCAACCTAATACCGTTTATGGTATCAGTAAATTAGCAGGTGAAATGTGGTGTCAATATTACCACGAAAAATATGGTGTTGATGTAAGAAGTATCAGATATCCTGGTCTTATCAGCCATGGTTCTTTGCCTGGAGGTGGAACGACTGACTATGCTGTAGATATTTTCTACAAAGCTATTGAAGGAAATGAGTACGATTGCTTCCTTTCAGAAGACACTTACCTTCCAATGATGTATATGTCTGACGCTGTTCGTGCTACTATCGAATTGATGAGAGCACCTGCTGAAAAGATTAAAGTTCGTACATCCTACAATTTGGCTGGAATGAGTTTTTCTCCTAAAGAAATTTATGAGGAAATTAAAAAGCATTACCCTGAATTTAAAATTAAGTACTCACCTGATTTTAGGCAGGCTATCGCAGACTCTTGGCCTTCAAGTATAGATGATTCTGTAGCTAAAGAACATTGGGGTTGGAATGAAAAATTTGACCTTGCGGCTATGACAGATGATATGCTTTATCAGCTTAAAAAAAAGATTAAAATAACTGTTTAG